A window from Hoeflea sp. IMCC20628 encodes these proteins:
- a CDS encoding VOC family protein — MSSASDYKRLMRGVIPYATVEGADKAIEFYTRAFGAVLHGEVARSEDGRVLNASIEINDGMVMLMDPFPEHGSARSTGSNFLLQLVIADGDLWWNRAVEAGCEVVSLFKLEFWGDRFGRVRDPFGLEWAFNEPAAAKQQATAKSLAD; from the coding sequence ATGAGCAGTGCATCCGATTACAAGCGCCTGATGCGCGGGGTGATCCCCTACGCCACCGTCGAGGGCGCCGACAAGGCGATCGAATTCTACACCCGTGCGTTTGGCGCCGTGCTGCATGGCGAGGTGGCCCGCAGCGAGGATGGCCGCGTTCTCAATGCCAGCATCGAGATCAATGACGGCATGGTGATGCTGATGGACCCGTTTCCCGAACATGGCAGCGCACGATCGACCGGCAGCAATTTCCTGCTGCAACTGGTGATCGCCGATGGCGATCTGTGGTGGAACCGCGCGGTGGAGGCGGGCTGCGAAGTTGTGTCACTGTTCAAGCTCGAATTCTGGGGCGACCGTTTTGGCCGCGTCCGTGATCCGTTCGGCCTGGAGTGGGCCTTCAACGAACCCGCCGCCGCTAAACAACAAGCCACGGCCAAAAGCCTGGCGGACTGA
- a CDS encoding DUF899 domain-containing protein has product MNAIVDEASWRSARADLLAKEKAITRELDRLAAERRRLPFMRVDKPYRFTGPHGETDLEGLFETRSQLIVYHHMLQPDDPAPCAGCSMVGDHMPHLAHLNARDVTLVFVARAPSPQIEAYKRRMGWTMPFYQSIDSFGADYGIDGGFGLNVFLRTDDGIMRTYYTSYRGVETLGTPMALLDITPYGRQESWQDAPEGVAQDAPYQWWRRHDEYDAQPSAPSAARRLTGAHA; this is encoded by the coding sequence ATGAATGCAATTGTCGATGAAGCCAGCTGGAGATCAGCCCGCGCCGATTTACTGGCAAAAGAAAAGGCCATTACCCGGGAACTCGACCGTCTCGCCGCAGAGCGGCGGCGGCTGCCCTTCATGCGGGTGGACAAACCCTACCGGTTCACCGGCCCGCATGGCGAAACTGATCTCGAAGGGCTGTTCGAAACCCGCAGCCAGCTGATTGTGTACCACCACATGCTCCAGCCGGATGACCCAGCACCCTGCGCCGGATGCAGCATGGTCGGCGATCACATGCCGCATCTGGCGCATCTCAATGCACGCGATGTCACACTGGTGTTTGTCGCCCGCGCACCTTCGCCACAGATAGAGGCCTACAAGCGCCGCATGGGTTGGACCATGCCGTTTTACCAGAGCATCGACAGCTTCGGCGCTGATTACGGGATTGATGGCGGCTTCGGCCTCAATGTCTTCCTGCGCACCGACGACGGCATCATGCGGACCTACTACACCAGCTACCGTGGCGTGGAGACGCTGGGCACGCCAATGGCACTGCTCGACATCACTCCCTATGGCCGCCAGGAGAGCTGGCAGGATGCGCCGGAAGGCGTGGCTCAGGACGCGCCTTACCAATGGTGGCGACGCCACGACGAATATGATGCACAACCGTCCGCGCCTAGTGCTGCCCGGCGGCTCACCGGTGCGCACGCCTGA
- a CDS encoding DUF4287 domain-containing protein yields MSFQAYLDTIKAKTGKTPDDLRQLAEARGLLEGGKVAKGVKAGDVVAWLKEDFDLGRGHAMAIWALFANIKQMPAK; encoded by the coding sequence ATGAGCTTTCAGGCCTATCTTGATACCATCAAGGCAAAAACGGGAAAGACCCCGGACGACTTGCGCCAGCTCGCGGAAGCCAGGGGACTGCTTGAAGGCGGCAAAGTCGCAAAGGGCGTGAAGGCCGGTGACGTGGTCGCATGGCTGAAGGAGGACTTTGATCTTGGTCGTGGCCACGCCATGGCAATCTGGGCGCTGTTTGCAAACATCAAGCAAATGCCGGCCAAGTAG
- a CDS encoding VOC family protein: protein MRKTNAHSRQIITPFLWFDSQAEEAAELYTSLFADSRITHLSHYSEEGREAHGQPVGKVMVAGFELAGQHFAGLNGGPAFKPTPAISLFVELDTEAEIHALWAGLSDGGSVLMPLGSYPWSTCYGWLNDRYGVSWQIMLRQQPGEGQTITPALMFTQGNYGRAADAIALYTGIFPGSATGPVQYRDAAEGEDAATVLFGRFTLFGQDFIIMDGPGSHGFSFTEGVSLMVSCETQAEIDRYWDQLTADGGQESQCGWLKDKFGVSWQITPTIMDRLMAPTDQAMADRLMNAMLKMKKLDVATLEAAARG, encoded by the coding sequence ATGAGAAAAACCAACGCACATTCCAGACAGATCATCACCCCCTTCCTCTGGTTTGACAGCCAGGCCGAAGAGGCGGCGGAGCTCTATACCAGCCTGTTTGCCGATAGCCGCATCACCCACCTGAGCCACTACAGCGAGGAGGGCCGAGAGGCCCACGGCCAGCCGGTCGGCAAGGTGATGGTGGCGGGTTTCGAACTCGCCGGCCAGCATTTTGCCGGGCTCAATGGCGGACCGGCTTTCAAGCCAACCCCCGCGATTTCACTGTTCGTCGAGCTCGACACCGAGGCAGAAATCCATGCCTTGTGGGCCGGTCTCAGCGACGGTGGCTCGGTACTGATGCCGCTCGGCAGCTATCCATGGAGCACATGCTATGGCTGGCTCAATGACCGCTACGGCGTGTCCTGGCAGATCATGCTGCGCCAGCAGCCAGGTGAAGGCCAGACCATCACGCCGGCGCTGATGTTTACCCAGGGCAATTATGGCCGCGCAGCAGATGCGATCGCGCTTTATACCGGCATCTTCCCGGGATCCGCGACAGGGCCGGTACAGTATCGCGACGCGGCTGAGGGGGAAGACGCTGCCACGGTGCTGTTTGGCCGCTTCACCCTGTTCGGACAGGACTTCATCATCATGGACGGACCGGGGTCGCACGGCTTCAGCTTTACCGAAGGCGTGTCGCTGATGGTGTCGTGCGAGACCCAGGCCGAGATCGACCGTTACTGGGACCAACTCACCGCCGATGGCGGACAGGAGAGCCAATGTGGCTGGCTCAAGGACAAGTTCGGGGTGTCATGGCAGATAACCCCGACCATCATGGACCGGTTGATGGCGCCGACAGACCAGGCCATGGCCGACCGTTTGATGAACGCGATGCTGAAAATGAAGAAACTGGATGTCGCAACACTCGAGGCAGCAGCCAGAGGTTAA
- a CDS encoding DUF1428 domain-containing protein, with amino-acid sequence MAYVSGFMASVPNDKKQDYLDMATTAAAVFKDHGATQVVEAWGDDVPDGKLTSMPMAVQAKDNETVIFSWVWWPDKATQTAGMEKVMKDPRMNYDPATLPFDGKRMIYGGFDVILDI; translated from the coding sequence ATGGCATATGTGAGCGGATTCATGGCATCAGTGCCGAATGACAAGAAGCAGGATTATCTCGACATGGCCACGACCGCTGCTGCGGTGTTCAAGGATCATGGCGCCACCCAAGTGGTAGAGGCATGGGGTGATGACGTCCCTGATGGCAAACTGACCTCTATGCCGATGGCGGTCCAGGCCAAAGACAACGAAACCGTGATCTTCTCCTGGGTATGGTGGCCCGACAAGGCAACCCAGACGGCAGGCATGGAAAAGGTGATGAAGGATCCGCGGATGAACTACGATCCGGCAACCTTGCCGTTTGACGGCAAGCGCATGATCTACGGCGGTTTCGACGTCATTCTCGACATTTAG
- a CDS encoding Ppx/GppA phosphatase family protein, with the protein MVESEAQGRLPGIHPVCVIDIGSNSVRLVIYEGLSRAPSVLFNEKVLCGLGKGLVATRRMDEAGIARALAALRRFRALSEQARASEMHVLATAAAREAENGATFIAAAEAILDCRIRVLTGEEEARFSALGVISGHYKPDGIAGDLGGGSLELVDVKNTVHSGEQTLPLGGLRLSEMSGDSISKARSIVRRELKKSPVLQGGAGRTFYAVGGTWRNIAKLHMEINGYPLHMMQAYEIDAKPAIEFLAEVAAMKQSKINAIKAISRNRRGLLPYGAVTLQETLIAMKASRVSFSALGVREGYLYSLLGTAEAARDPLLTAAGELAILRARSPEHARELAAWTGRMFPVFGVHESEEDARYRQAACLMADISWRAHPDYRGLQALNIIAHGTFTGITHGGRAYIALANYFRFEGLNEDGASSGLAAIAGPKYLEYAKLLGGMLRVVYLFSASMPGMVPQLSFAPAEPADGDVDIVLLVPRSCEAFIGERLEGRLQQLAKLTGKRLGFRVG; encoded by the coding sequence ATGGTGGAATCGGAAGCCCAGGGACGTTTGCCAGGTATCCATCCTGTATGTGTGATCGATATCGGCTCCAACTCGGTGCGTCTCGTGATCTACGAGGGTCTCAGCCGGGCTCCCTCGGTGCTGTTCAACGAGAAGGTTCTGTGCGGCCTGGGCAAGGGGCTTGTCGCAACCCGTCGCATGGACGAAGCCGGGATTGCCCGTGCGCTGGCCGCGCTCAGGCGGTTCCGCGCTCTATCGGAGCAGGCACGGGCCTCGGAAATGCATGTTCTGGCCACCGCCGCCGCCCGCGAGGCTGAAAACGGCGCGACATTCATTGCAGCAGCTGAAGCCATTCTGGATTGCCGCATCCGGGTTCTGACCGGCGAAGAGGAAGCCCGTTTCTCGGCTCTTGGCGTTATCTCTGGCCATTACAAACCCGATGGCATTGCCGGCGATCTGGGCGGCGGATCGCTTGAACTTGTAGACGTCAAGAACACGGTGCATTCGGGCGAACAAACCCTGCCTCTGGGTGGCCTCAGGCTGTCCGAAATGTCTGGAGATTCCATATCCAAGGCCAGATCCATCGTCCGGCGGGAACTCAAGAAATCTCCGGTTCTGCAGGGCGGGGCAGGGCGTACCTTCTATGCCGTCGGTGGTACCTGGCGCAATATTGCCAAGTTGCACATGGAGATCAACGGCTATCCGCTTCACATGATGCAGGCCTACGAAATCGATGCCAAGCCGGCGATTGAATTCCTGGCTGAAGTCGCGGCGATGAAGCAATCAAAGATCAATGCCATCAAGGCGATTTCCCGGAATCGGCGTGGATTGTTGCCCTATGGTGCGGTGACGCTGCAGGAAACGCTGATTGCCATGAAAGCGTCACGGGTCAGCTTTTCGGCGCTCGGTGTGCGCGAAGGCTATCTCTATTCCCTGCTGGGGACGGCAGAAGCGGCGCGCGACCCACTGCTGACCGCAGCCGGTGAATTGGCGATCCTGCGGGCGCGCTCGCCCGAGCATGCCCGTGAACTGGCCGCTTGGACCGGACGCATGTTCCCGGTGTTCGGGGTGCATGAATCGGAAGAGGATGCGCGTTACCGTCAGGCTGCGTGTTTGATGGCTGACATTTCCTGGCGCGCCCATCCTGATTACCGCGGCCTGCAGGCGCTCAACATCATTGCCCATGGCACCTTCACCGGGATCACCCATGGTGGACGCGCCTATATCGCGCTGGCCAATTATTTCCGCTTTGAAGGTCTCAACGAGGACGGCGCGTCTTCCGGCCTGGCTGCCATCGCCGGTCCGAAATACCTTGAATATGCCAAACTGCTCGGCGGCATGCTGCGCGTGGTCTATCTGTTTTCGGCCTCGATGCCCGGAATGGTGCCGCAGCTTTCATTTGCACCGGCAGAACCCGCCGATGGTGATGTCGATATTGTTCTGCTGGTGCCTCGCTCTTGCGAGGCCTTTATCGGCGAACGGCTGGAAGGCCGCCTTCAGCAACTCGCCAAACTGACCGGCAAGCGGCTTGGATTCAGGGTCGGCTGA